A segment of the Geoglobus ahangari genome:
GTCAGAGTGGTTTACGACATAACTCCAAAACCACCTGCAACGATCGAGTATGAGTGAGTGGATCGAGAGGGAAGGAAAGGTCTTCATGCAGTTTTTCAACCGCTACTCGATTGTCGTGGAGAGGGGAGAGGGCTGCTGGCTCTACGACGAGGATGGCAAGAAATACCTCGATCTGATAGCTGGGATAGCCTGCGTTTCGGTTGGACATGGAAACGAGTTCGTTGCGAGCAGAATTGCCGAGCAGGCAAGAAAGCTGATGCACGTCTCCAATCTTTTCTACACCAAGCCACAGGTGGAGCTCGCTGAGAAGCTTAAGGAGATCACCTCCCTCGACAGGTTCTTCTTCACGAACTCTGGCACGGAGAGCGTTGAGGCTGCGCTGAAAATCGCGAGAAGGGCGACGGGGAGGAAGAAGTTCGTCGCATTCACGAACGGCTTTCACGGCAGAACGATGGGTGCCCTTTCCGTTACTTGGAAGGAGAAGTTCAGAAAGCCGTTCGAGCCGCTTGTCGGGCCGGTGAGCTTTGCCGACTTCAACTCGATCGAGAGCCTTGAGAGAGCCGCTGACAGGGACACTGCGGCAGTGATACTCGAGCCCGTGCAGGGCGAGGCGGGGGTGTTTCCCGCAGATAGGGATTTCGTCAGGAGGATCTTCGAGCTCAGGGACGAGCTCGGATTCCTCGTGATATTCGACGAGGTGCAGACGGGCTTTGGCAGAACCGGGGAGTGGTTCGCGAAGGACATCTACAATGCAACGCCCGACATCATGACGATGGCCAAGGCAATGGGCAACGGATTCCCCGTGGGGGCTGTTGCCGTAAGCGAGGACGTGCACACGAAGATTGAGAAGGGAGACCACGGCTCAACATTCGGCGGAAATCCGCTTGCGTGTGAGGCTGCATTGGCCACAATAGAGTACATCGAGCAGAACAACCTTCTGGAAAATGCAAGGAGGATGGGTGAGCTGTTCATGAACGGTCTTAAGGGTCTCGACTTCGTTGAGGACGTCAGGGGCTTCGGGCTGATGATCGGGGTTAGCGTTGGTGACGCCAAGGGCCTCAGCCAGCACCTCATGAGCAGGAGTGTGCTCGTCAACGCGACCTCGGAGAGAGATGTGAGAATCATCCCGCCGCTGACTATTAGAGAGGAAGAGGTCAGCTTTGCCCTTTCAGCGTTCAGGGAGTACGGAGTATAGCTCACTCCACCTCAATTCCCCTGTTTTTCAGGTGCTTCAGGATCATGTTTCTCTCGAAGTAGTCGAGGATGTCCCTCCGTCCGGGCTTTCTTCCCCGGTAGATGGGCGAGATCTCGACGATCTCATCCACCGCACGTCCTGCTCTCCACAGCTCCAGTATCTCCTCCTCTCTCCTGTCGAAGTGCTCGAGAAATTCTGAGAGCAGCCCCTCTATCTTGTCCCTGCCGAACACCGGAGGGCGGTGGGATGGCACGATCACGTCGAAGTCGAGGCTGAACAGCTTCTCCACGCTCCTCTTGAACCTCTCCGGATCGCTCTCAGGGTTGCCGTACCATGGACCGAAAGAGGTGAGATCTATGTCTGCCGAGAACAGGATCTTCCCGTCTATCAGGAAGAGATGCATGTCCACTGTGTGCCCCTCAGTTTTGACAGGAACGACCTCGTGGTTCTCCGTGCTGAAGTCGTGGCTCTCGTCGTAGAGGGTTCCGCTGAAGTCCCTGAGGCCGGCAACGTTCATCGCGAAGTCCTTCCACCTGTCCTCAATCCCCGGAGCGAACCTCCTCGCCAGCTCCTCTACCCTCGTGTTCGGGTGAGGCGTGAAAACCCTCTTTCCACGACTCTCCGCGAACCAAGCTCCGGAGGCGTGATCGGGATGGGTGTGGGTCAGAACGAGGGAGTCGAATCTGTCCAGAACCTCCTTGAGTCTGTCAATTCCGCAGCTCGAGTCGATCAGGAGCCTGTCCACGAGCAGGCAGTTGCAGTAGGGGAACCTTCCGGCGTTCTCCCCCTCTATCAGATAGACGCCATCAGCCAACTTCACGAATTTCCTGCGAAAAATTGAGATAAATAGCTTTTCTCCGCTCAA
Coding sequences within it:
- a CDS encoding aspartate aminotransferase family protein; translated protein: MSEWIEREGKVFMQFFNRYSIVVERGEGCWLYDEDGKKYLDLIAGIACVSVGHGNEFVASRIAEQARKLMHVSNLFYTKPQVELAEKLKEITSLDRFFFTNSGTESVEAALKIARRATGRKKFVAFTNGFHGRTMGALSVTWKEKFRKPFEPLVGPVSFADFNSIESLERAADRDTAAVILEPVQGEAGVFPADRDFVRRIFELRDELGFLVIFDEVQTGFGRTGEWFAKDIYNATPDIMTMAKAMGNGFPVGAVAVSEDVHTKIEKGDHGSTFGGNPLACEAALATIEYIEQNNLLENARRMGELFMNGLKGLDFVEDVRGFGLMIGVSVGDAKGLSQHLMSRSVLVNATSERDVRIIPPLTIREEEVSFALSAFREYGV
- a CDS encoding MBL fold metallo-hydrolase gives rise to the protein MKLADGVYLIEGENAGRFPYCNCLLVDRLLIDSSCGIDRLKEVLDRFDSLVLTHTHPDHASGAWFAESRGKRVFTPHPNTRVEELARRFAPGIEDRWKDFAMNVAGLRDFSGTLYDESHDFSTENHEVVPVKTEGHTVDMHLFLIDGKILFSADIDLTSFGPWYGNPESDPERFKRSVEKLFSLDFDVIVPSHRPPVFGRDKIEGLLSEFLEHFDRREEEILELWRAGRAVDEIVEISPIYRGRKPGRRDILDYFERNMILKHLKNRGIEVE